In one window of Tellurirhabdus rosea DNA:
- the ftsZ gene encoding cell division protein FtsZ: MVLDHGYEFIRPTQENRPIIKVVGVGGGGSNAVNHMSRMGVKDVDFIVCNTDSQALEHSPVNTKLQLGAHLTKGLGAGTDPKVGREAALENVEDIRQHLGDPTQMVFITAGMGGGTGTGAAPIIAQIAKEMGLLTIAVVTAPFKFEGKEKRLQAMEGIDSLKEHCDTVLVVLNDKLAEIHGDLPIRKAFAHADNVLANAVKSIAEIITVRGEINVDFMDVKRVLENAGQAVMGSFESDGKERALTAIEEALNSPLLNERDIRGAKRILLTMASSSEYETTMNEQLTITSFIEEKIGKEAWLFKHGAIIDENLGKKLRVTVIAAGFDLPDGGVDFDPRANYASELQPPSMPIPVPEPEPEPEPEPEPVAEIKPEPEISREQPAVLTPTSGSSLKMAAMSSPVAVPGPVYWQEPEPPAEDRTDESGKVQKMIQDFLQNRFLERDLETIPAFQRQKIVLYDMPLIPDHELARTRLAE, from the coding sequence ATGGTACTGGATCACGGCTATGAGTTTATTCGTCCAACGCAGGAGAACCGACCCATCATCAAGGTGGTTGGCGTTGGCGGCGGCGGCAGCAATGCCGTTAACCATATGTCCCGGATGGGCGTCAAGGATGTGGACTTTATCGTCTGCAACACCGACAGCCAGGCTCTGGAACACAGTCCGGTTAATACCAAACTGCAACTGGGCGCCCACCTGACGAAAGGACTGGGAGCCGGCACCGACCCAAAAGTGGGCCGGGAGGCGGCTCTGGAGAACGTAGAAGATATTCGGCAACACCTCGGCGACCCCACCCAGATGGTATTCATCACGGCCGGTATGGGGGGCGGAACCGGTACGGGCGCGGCGCCGATTATCGCACAGATTGCCAAGGAAATGGGCCTGCTGACCATCGCGGTCGTGACGGCACCGTTCAAATTTGAAGGAAAAGAAAAGCGCCTGCAGGCCATGGAAGGGATTGATTCCCTGAAAGAGCACTGCGATACGGTGCTGGTCGTGCTCAACGATAAACTCGCGGAAATTCACGGCGACCTGCCCATCCGCAAAGCGTTTGCCCACGCGGACAATGTCCTGGCCAATGCCGTCAAAAGCATCGCCGAGATCATTACGGTGCGCGGCGAAATCAACGTCGACTTTATGGACGTGAAGCGCGTGCTGGAAAACGCCGGACAAGCCGTTATGGGCTCGTTCGAATCGGACGGCAAAGAGCGGGCGCTTACCGCCATCGAAGAGGCCCTCAACTCGCCGCTGCTCAACGAACGGGATATCCGCGGTGCCAAGCGTATCCTGTTGACGATGGCGTCAAGCAGCGAGTACGAAACGACCATGAACGAGCAGCTGACCATCACCTCGTTCATCGAAGAGAAGATCGGCAAAGAAGCGTGGCTGTTCAAACACGGCGCGATCATCGACGAAAATCTCGGCAAGAAACTGCGCGTCACCGTTATTGCTGCCGGTTTTGACCTGCCGGATGGCGGCGTGGACTTCGACCCCAGGGCCAATTACGCCTCGGAACTGCAACCGCCGTCGATGCCGATTCCCGTTCCGGAGCCTGAACCAGAGCCCGAACCCGAACCGGAGCCCGTGGCCGAAATAAAACCCGAGCCGGAAATAAGCCGGGAACAACCCGCTGTGCTGACACCGACCAGCGGAAGCAGCCTGAAAATGGCCGCGATGTCCAGCCCGGTGGCCGTTCCGGGACCCGTGTACTGGCAGGAGCCGGAGCCGCCCGCGGAAGACCGCACGGATGAATCCGGCAAAGTGCAGAAAATGATTCAGGACTTTTTGCAGAACCGCTTCCTGGAACGGGACCTGGAAACCATTCCGGCCTTCCAGCGGCAGAAAATCGTGCTGTATGATATGCCGCTCATTCCGGATCACGAACTGGCCCGTACGCGGCTGGCCGAGTAA
- a CDS encoding NADPH-dependent FMN reductase has product MLLPEDQPITDDTIVIIVGTNRRNSLSSQIARYYQSLLAELNVSSVILDLSGLPADFITTALYENTGKNPEFNRYKDVVERAKKLVFVVPEYNNSYPGVLKAFIDGMSYPSGLANKKVALVGLSASHQGGALALSHLNDIFSYLNTNTLALRVKLAHIRNFWKDNTLHHDLYNQLLRQQAQQLITF; this is encoded by the coding sequence ATGCTCTTACCTGAAGATCAACCCATCACCGACGACACGATTGTGATTATTGTCGGCACCAACCGGCGAAATTCTCTTTCCAGCCAGATTGCCCGCTATTACCAGAGCCTGCTTGCCGAACTGAATGTCTCCAGCGTCATTCTGGACCTGAGCGGATTGCCGGCCGATTTCATCACGACCGCCCTGTATGAGAACACCGGCAAAAATCCGGAATTCAACCGGTACAAGGATGTGGTCGAGCGGGCGAAGAAGCTGGTTTTTGTCGTGCCGGAATACAACAACTCCTACCCCGGCGTGCTGAAGGCGTTTATCGACGGCATGAGCTACCCGAGCGGGCTGGCAAACAAGAAAGTAGCGCTGGTTGGCCTTTCGGCGAGCCACCAGGGCGGCGCCCTCGCCCTGAGCCACCTGAATGACATTTTCAGTTACCTGAATACCAATACCCTGGCGCTCCGGGTCAAACTGGCGCATATCCGGAATTTCTGGAAAGACAACACGCTCCACCACGATCTGTACAATCAGTTGCTCCGCCAGCAGGCCCAGCAGCTCATTACGTTTTAG
- a CDS encoding M20/M25/M40 family metallo-hydrolase: MPKLFTAVLLLFCLPFARAQKLSKPEKTVIETVRKQLPATEAFLQKVVNINSGTLNREGVRTVGNLMGAELKALGFNVEWVSLPDSLNRAGHLVATRQGKKGKKLFLIGHLDTVFEKSLPMEPFTRLNDSTASGQGVNDMKGGDVLVLAALKALHTHGLLDDTSITVYFTGDEESSGGPLSRKDFIERARQCDLALAFETAQGLRTVTTGRRGASSWTLKVVARSGHSSRVFSDLGYGAIYEAARILNEFRRTLSQEEYLTFNPGLIVGGASVKYDDETAKAETVGKTNIVAGSALVKGDLRFLTEAQKENARARMREIVSKSLPLTQASITFSDGIPAMEPSRKNEDLLKVVDQVSRDMGLGAVVAGNPGSRGAGDVSYVAEFLPCLDGLGASGKGAHSIEETMNTKEFPLLIQRTAVLLYRLTR, encoded by the coding sequence ATGCCAAAACTTTTTACCGCCGTACTTCTGCTCTTTTGCCTCCCTTTTGCCCGGGCCCAAAAGCTGAGCAAACCCGAAAAGACCGTTATCGAAACGGTCAGAAAGCAATTGCCCGCCACGGAGGCGTTCCTCCAAAAAGTGGTCAACATCAACAGCGGGACACTTAACCGGGAAGGTGTCCGCACCGTGGGCAACCTGATGGGGGCCGAGCTTAAAGCTTTGGGCTTTAACGTGGAGTGGGTCTCCCTGCCCGATTCGCTCAACCGCGCCGGTCACCTCGTGGCGACCCGCCAGGGGAAAAAAGGCAAAAAACTGTTTCTGATCGGCCATCTGGATACGGTTTTTGAAAAGAGCCTGCCGATGGAACCCTTCACCCGCCTCAACGACTCCACGGCTTCGGGGCAGGGAGTCAACGACATGAAAGGCGGGGATGTGCTGGTTCTGGCGGCCCTGAAAGCCCTGCACACCCACGGCCTGCTCGACGACACCTCCATTACGGTTTACTTTACCGGCGACGAGGAAAGCTCGGGCGGGCCGCTGAGCCGCAAAGACTTCATCGAACGGGCCCGGCAGTGCGATCTGGCGCTGGCGTTTGAAACGGCTCAGGGACTGCGCACGGTCACGACCGGTCGGCGCGGGGCCAGTAGCTGGACGCTGAAGGTGGTGGCCCGGTCGGGACATTCGTCGCGGGTCTTTTCGGACCTGGGTTACGGCGCCATCTACGAGGCCGCCCGAATCCTGAATGAGTTCCGGCGAACCCTGAGCCAGGAAGAATACCTTACGTTCAATCCGGGCCTGATTGTCGGGGGCGCCAGCGTGAAATACGATGACGAAACGGCCAAAGCCGAAACGGTGGGCAAAACCAACATCGTCGCCGGGTCGGCGCTGGTGAAGGGCGATCTGCGTTTCCTGACCGAAGCGCAGAAAGAAAACGCCCGCGCCCGGATGCGGGAGATCGTTTCCAAAAGCCTGCCGCTCACCCAGGCCAGCATTACCTTCAGCGACGGCATTCCGGCGATGGAACCTTCCCGGAAGAACGAAGACCTGCTGAAAGTGGTCGATCAGGTCAGCCGGGACATGGGACTGGGTGCCGTTGTGGCGGGCAATCCGGGTTCGCGGGGTGCCGGTGACGTATCGTACGTGGCCGAATTTCTGCCCTGCCTCGACGGGCTGGGCGCTTCGGGCAAGGGCGCACACAGCATTGAGGAGACGATGAACACCAAAGAATTTCCGCTGCTGATCCAGCGGACGGCCGTGCTGCTGTACCGGCTGACCCGCTAG
- a CDS encoding DNA alkylation repair protein, whose protein sequence is MLTAETLKAELLSRANPERALALQRFFKTGPGQYAEGDLFLGLTVPEQREIAGRYRTLPPEEAAKLLHEPYHECRLTALIIWTLQAKKAGEAGRKQLFDLYLENRQYVNNWDLVDVTCPEIIGVYLLNKDRQVLDELAAQNHLWSQRMAMVSTLAFIRKGQFGDTFRIAEQLLGHKHDLIHKAVGWMLREVGKKNPEALEEFLHDQAGKLPRTALRYAIERFDPARRTYYLNL, encoded by the coding sequence ATGCTCACCGCTGAAACCCTGAAAGCCGAATTGCTGTCCCGCGCCAATCCCGAGCGGGCTCTGGCCCTGCAGCGCTTCTTTAAAACCGGACCCGGCCAGTATGCCGAAGGAGACCTTTTTCTAGGTCTGACCGTTCCGGAACAGCGCGAAATAGCCGGTCGCTACCGTACGCTGCCGCCCGAAGAAGCCGCGAAACTGCTGCACGAACCGTATCACGAATGCCGCCTGACGGCCCTCATCATCTGGACGCTACAGGCCAAAAAAGCCGGCGAGGCGGGCCGGAAACAGCTTTTTGATCTGTACCTCGAAAATAGGCAGTACGTCAACAACTGGGATCTGGTCGACGTCACCTGCCCGGAAATCATCGGCGTTTATCTGCTGAACAAAGACCGCCAGGTGCTGGACGAACTGGCGGCGCAGAACCACCTCTGGTCGCAGCGAATGGCGATGGTATCGACCCTGGCGTTTATCCGAAAAGGGCAGTTTGGCGATACTTTCCGGATTGCCGAGCAACTGCTGGGGCACAAACACGATCTGATTCATAAGGCCGTTGGCTGGATGCTGCGCGAGGTGGGCAAGAAAAATCCGGAGGCGCTGGAGGAATTTCTGCACGACCAGGCCGGAAAACTGCCCCGAACGGCCCTGCGCTACGCTATCGAACGCTTCGACCCGGCCCGACGAACGTACTATCTGAACTTGTAA
- the accD gene encoding acetyl-CoA carboxylase, carboxyltransferase subunit beta: MSWFIRKEKGISTPTEMKREAPDGLWYQCPNCKKVMHTREHKLNAYTCVHCNHHEKIGSDAYFAILFDNNQFTELDANMTSADPLKFVDTKPYPERVRTTIAKSGLKDAVRTAYGKMDELDVTIACMDFSFIGGSMGSVVGEKIARAIDHSLKTRTPFLMISKSGGARMMEAGFSLMQMAKTSAKLALLSEAKVPYISLLTDPTTGGVTASYAMLGDFNIAEPGSLIGFAGPRVIRETIGKNLPEGFQSAEFVLEHGFLDFIVDRKDLKDKLASLLKMLQ, encoded by the coding sequence ATGTCCTGGTTTATACGAAAAGAGAAAGGCATCAGCACACCCACCGAAATGAAGCGCGAGGCGCCGGATGGACTGTGGTACCAATGCCCAAACTGCAAGAAAGTGATGCACACGCGGGAGCATAAGCTCAACGCGTACACCTGCGTACACTGCAACCATCACGAAAAAATCGGTTCCGACGCGTATTTCGCGATTCTGTTTGACAACAACCAGTTTACGGAACTGGACGCTAACATGACTTCGGCCGACCCGCTGAAGTTCGTGGATACCAAGCCTTACCCCGAGCGCGTACGCACGACCATCGCCAAAAGCGGCCTGAAAGACGCTGTCCGGACGGCCTACGGCAAAATGGACGAGCTGGACGTTACCATCGCCTGCATGGACTTCAGCTTCATCGGCGGTTCTATGGGTTCGGTGGTTGGTGAGAAAATCGCCCGGGCGATCGACCACTCGCTGAAGACCCGAACGCCGTTCCTGATGATTTCGAAGTCGGGCGGGGCGCGGATGATGGAGGCGGGCTTTTCGCTGATGCAGATGGCAAAAACATCGGCCAAGCTGGCCCTGCTGTCGGAAGCCAAAGTTCCGTATATCTCGCTGCTGACCGACCCCACCACGGGCGGCGTTACGGCCTCCTACGCCATGCTGGGCGATTTCAACATTGCCGAGCCGGGTTCGCTGATTGGCTTTGCCGGACCCCGCGTGATCCGCGAGACCATCGGCAAAAACCTGCCCGAAGGGTTCCAGAGCGCCGAATTTGTCCTCGAACACGGCTTCCTCGATTTCATCGTTGACCGAAAAGACCTGAAGGACAAACTGGCCAGCTTGTTGAAGATGCTCCAATAG
- a CDS encoding radical SAM protein, which yields MRLVSHPVLCNYYVTYRCNATCSFCDIWERPSPYVTVENARDNFRDLRRLGARVVDFTGGEPLLHRQLEDLCREAKRAGLITTVTTNGLLYPKYAERLRGLVDMLHFSLDSPVAEEHDRSRGVKCFDKVMESIRIARSLGERPDILFTVFEHNTHQIRQVYEEICRPNGLVLILNPVFEYNDVQTGDHLSEKALQEMTWWGKQKNVYLNDGFIQLRRDGGNHIDKPVCRAASTTLVISPENKLVLPCYHLGLQDFAIDGKLYELYRSEEVQKLVALEGRLPGCEGCAINCYMQPSFAVEISKYWWKALPSTLKYNRIKGTWKQLF from the coding sequence ATGCGCCTCGTTTCACACCCCGTCCTCTGCAACTACTACGTCACATATCGCTGCAACGCAACCTGCAGCTTCTGTGACATCTGGGAGCGGCCCTCGCCTTATGTGACGGTGGAAAACGCGCGCGACAACTTCCGGGACCTGCGCCGGCTCGGTGCCCGGGTCGTGGACTTTACCGGCGGCGAACCCCTCCTGCACCGCCAGCTCGAAGATCTTTGCCGCGAGGCCAAACGGGCGGGCCTCATCACCACCGTTACCACCAATGGACTGCTTTACCCGAAGTACGCCGAACGACTGCGCGGACTGGTCGATATGCTGCATTTCTCGCTGGATTCGCCGGTCGCGGAGGAGCACGACCGGTCGCGGGGCGTCAAATGCTTCGACAAGGTGATGGAATCCATCCGGATTGCCCGGAGCCTGGGCGAACGGCCCGATATTCTCTTCACCGTTTTTGAGCACAACACCCACCAGATCAGGCAGGTTTATGAGGAAATCTGCCGCCCAAACGGACTGGTGCTGATTCTGAACCCGGTTTTTGAGTACAACGACGTGCAGACCGGCGACCATCTTTCCGAAAAAGCGCTGCAGGAAATGACGTGGTGGGGAAAGCAAAAGAACGTCTACCTCAACGACGGCTTCATCCAGCTCCGCCGCGACGGGGGTAATCATATCGACAAGCCCGTCTGCCGTGCCGCCAGCACGACGCTGGTCATTTCTCCCGAAAACAAACTGGTCCTGCCCTGCTACCACCTCGGTCTTCAGGATTTCGCCATCGACGGAAAGCTGTACGAGCTGTATCGTTCGGAAGAAGTGCAGAAGCTTGTCGCGCTCGAAGGTCGGCTGCCCGGCTGCGAAGGCTGTGCCATCAACTGCTACATGCAGCCCTCGTTTGCCGTCGAAATCTCCAAATACTGGTGGAAAGCCCTACCCAGCACCCTTAAATACAACCGCATTAAAGGGACGTGGAAGCAGCTTTTTTAG
- a CDS encoding T9SS type A sorting domain-containing protein, whose amino-acid sequence MRRLFCLLACWFTAGSAFATHILGGYIQARRVVQGSVSYEFTITLLMDDDGGTAAGQQQNEVGICFGDGSALVQVPRLDRRAMDRTTSLNTFRIQYTYSAPAVRTVSVLISNRSDGTRNLPTSAVTTPYYLETTLNTGIVNSTPGFVIPENLFQVATGVPAVLALRSADAEGDSIVYAVTRARRGDCGAASELLPGYRFPHDVAQKGTFKVDALRGELTWNAPTEQGRYVFVVRAEEFRSGQKISEAYLDMTLTVTDRTGTTPTLIPPYEAATESTAVVTGLTGEVSDGEVSVLAYPVPVQDQLLVRLRSTQPVTARMQVFNAQGQLVREVELAAPAAEHEVPFDATNWAAGAYLIRTFTMGKAYTNKVMKQ is encoded by the coding sequence ATGCGTCGACTTTTCTGCCTTCTGGCCTGCTGGTTTACGGCCGGTTCCGCTTTTGCTACGCACATCCTCGGAGGCTATATTCAGGCCCGGCGGGTGGTCCAGGGCTCGGTTTCTTACGAATTTACCATCACGCTGCTCATGGATGACGATGGCGGCACCGCGGCCGGGCAGCAGCAGAACGAGGTCGGCATCTGCTTTGGGGACGGCTCGGCGCTGGTGCAGGTGCCGCGGCTGGACCGTCGGGCGATGGACCGGACGACCAGTCTCAACACCTTCCGCATTCAGTACACCTACAGCGCCCCGGCTGTCCGGACGGTTTCGGTCCTTATCAGCAACCGCTCGGACGGCACACGCAATCTGCCCACCTCGGCCGTCACGACGCCTTATTATCTGGAAACAACCCTCAATACCGGCATTGTCAACAGCACGCCCGGTTTTGTTATTCCCGAGAATCTGTTTCAGGTGGCTACGGGCGTCCCAGCGGTGCTGGCGCTGCGTTCGGCGGATGCCGAAGGAGACAGTATTGTTTATGCCGTCACCCGCGCCCGGCGGGGCGATTGCGGGGCCGCCTCCGAACTGCTTCCGGGCTACCGGTTTCCGCACGACGTCGCCCAGAAAGGTACTTTTAAAGTCGATGCGCTCCGCGGCGAGCTGACCTGGAATGCCCCGACCGAACAGGGCCGCTACGTCTTTGTCGTCCGGGCGGAGGAGTTTCGAAGCGGGCAGAAAATCAGCGAAGCTTATCTGGACATGACCCTCACCGTGACCGACCGGACCGGCACAACCCCTACGCTCATCCCGCCTTACGAAGCCGCCACCGAAAGCACGGCCGTGGTTACGGGCCTGACCGGCGAAGTCAGCGATGGAGAAGTGTCCGTTCTGGCCTATCCGGTGCCCGTGCAGGATCAGTTGCTCGTGCGTCTGCGGTCGACCCAGCCCGTCACGGCCCGCATGCAGGTGTTCAACGCGCAGGGTCAACTGGTACGGGAAGTAGAACTGGCGGCCCCCGCCGCCGAGCACGAAGTCCCCTTCGACGCAACCAACTGGGCAGCAGGCGCCTACCTCATCCGCACGTTCACAATGGGAAAAGCGTATACGAATAAGGTTATGAAGCAGTGA
- a CDS encoding T9SS type A sorting domain-containing protein, translating into MTRFFGLVFCWLVTSSAFATHLLGGYIQARRLTNTSLTYEFSVVLFMDERGGKMASQQQEVIDFCYGDGTPPVPVSRSERQFPFTDISVNTYRTIYTYPSAAPRTASVLLTYRPLGARNLLASTDQVLFYLETTIYPEAVNTTPAFALPDNVLQLPLNRPAVLPLATRDAEGDSVVYSLTRPRLSECGFASTSLPGYTYPNAVEQKGTLRIDPRRGVLSWNSPTSVGYYLLEVKAEEWRKGRKISETYLDLTVATRDLPGQPAAVLPPYEPVQEAPDNKFELTGEDLIVTVYPVPVQGTLNVLLRSAKPVKTQLHLLNGQGELLGEFYPSNSVQERWEINTRPLPAGVYLLRLQTPEKTYVQKFTKP; encoded by the coding sequence ATGACTCGTTTTTTCGGCCTTGTTTTTTGCTGGCTGGTTACCAGTTCGGCTTTTGCCACACATTTGCTGGGCGGCTACATTCAGGCCCGTCGGCTGACGAACACTTCGCTTACCTATGAATTTTCGGTCGTTCTATTTATGGACGAGCGCGGCGGCAAGATGGCCAGTCAGCAGCAGGAAGTTATTGATTTCTGTTATGGCGACGGCACACCGCCTGTCCCTGTTTCCCGAAGCGAACGGCAGTTTCCCTTCACGGATATTTCGGTGAACACGTATCGCACTATATATACCTATCCGTCGGCGGCACCCCGGACGGCTTCGGTCCTTCTGACCTATCGCCCCTTGGGCGCGCGCAACCTGCTGGCGTCTACGGATCAGGTGCTGTTTTACCTGGAGACCACCATTTATCCCGAAGCAGTGAATACAACCCCGGCATTTGCCCTGCCTGATAACGTGCTGCAACTCCCGCTGAATCGACCCGCCGTACTGCCCCTTGCGACTCGCGACGCAGAGGGCGACAGTGTGGTGTATTCGCTGACCCGTCCGCGGCTGAGCGAGTGCGGATTTGCGTCTACGTCTCTGCCGGGCTACACGTACCCCAATGCCGTTGAGCAGAAAGGAACCCTCCGCATCGACCCGCGCCGGGGTGTGCTGAGCTGGAACTCACCAACGTCGGTTGGGTATTACCTGCTCGAAGTCAAGGCGGAAGAATGGCGCAAGGGCCGCAAAATCAGCGAAACGTACCTTGACCTTACCGTCGCCACGCGCGATCTGCCCGGCCAGCCCGCGGCAGTTCTTCCGCCCTACGAACCCGTGCAGGAAGCCCCTGACAATAAATTTGAACTGACGGGCGAGGATTTAATTGTGACCGTCTATCCGGTACCCGTTCAGGGCACGCTCAACGTTCTGCTCCGGTCTGCGAAACCGGTTAAAACCCAGCTCCATCTTCTGAACGGCCAGGGCGAACTTCTGGGAGAGTTTTATCCATCCAACTCCGTGCAGGAGCGGTGGGAAATCAATACGCGGCCTCTGCCCGCCGGGGTTTACCTGTTGCGGCTGCAGACGCCCGAAAAAACGTACGTTCAAAAGTTTACAAAGCCGTAA
- a CDS encoding enoyl-CoA hydratase-related protein, with protein MLYTSDQTASFPSHTLRYLKTSLREHVLTLTLNRPEKKNALNPVLLHELAFAMAYAHYEKEVWMVVLAAEGDTFCAGMDLKSLSTGEAETATVPEPSGPVRLAELLAALHKPCIARVQGPVYAGGFLLVGGCQYVLASETATFSLPEVKRGLFPFQVMASLLEIMPARAVLDLCLRARTLTAPEALRLGLVTEVLPADNLDGAVVQLTEELKQYSPTALQFGLRAYQQVKSLPPDRQQAYLFEQFQQIQQTADAREGMAAFVEKRKPRWNSYEL; from the coding sequence ATGCTCTACACTTCAGACCAGACGGCCTCATTTCCGTCACACACCCTGCGCTATCTCAAAACCAGCCTCCGGGAACATGTCCTGACGCTCACGCTCAACCGCCCCGAAAAAAAGAACGCCCTGAACCCGGTCCTGCTCCACGAACTCGCGTTTGCGATGGCTTACGCGCATTACGAAAAAGAGGTTTGGATGGTCGTGCTGGCGGCCGAAGGCGATACGTTCTGCGCCGGTATGGACCTGAAAAGCCTCTCGACCGGGGAGGCGGAGACTGCAACGGTGCCCGAACCCTCGGGGCCGGTCCGGCTGGCGGAACTGCTGGCCGCACTGCACAAACCCTGTATCGCCCGGGTGCAGGGGCCGGTCTACGCGGGCGGATTTCTGCTGGTGGGCGGCTGCCAGTACGTGCTGGCGTCCGAGACGGCTACGTTCAGCCTGCCGGAAGTGAAACGCGGCCTTTTTCCGTTTCAGGTGATGGCCAGTTTGCTGGAAATCATGCCCGCCCGGGCCGTGCTGGACCTCTGCCTTCGCGCCCGTACCCTGACCGCCCCGGAAGCTCTTCGGCTCGGACTGGTCACGGAAGTGCTGCCCGCCGATAACCTGGACGGGGCCGTTGTGCAGTTGACGGAAGAACTAAAGCAATACTCGCCCACCGCCCTTCAGTTTGGCTTACGGGCCTACCAGCAAGTAAAAAGCCTGCCACCGGACCGGCAGCAGGCTTATCTGTTTGAGCAGTTTCAGCAAATCCAGCAAACCGCCGACGCCCGGGAGGGCATGGCGGCATTCGTGGAGAAGCGAAAACCCAGATGGAATAGTTATGAGTTATGA
- a CDS encoding nuclear transport factor 2 family protein, producing the protein MKKILVLLSLIASPALAQTGEQTAVRATIDRMFDGMRKIDTVQFRSVFAPGATLRSIGKNKEGITGVQITPIPAFIAAIGKQKPGALDERLGGYDIKIDGDMAVAWTPYSFFLNGKQSHCGVNSFTLVKLSNEWKILSIIDTRRVCQ; encoded by the coding sequence ATGAAAAAAATACTTGTCCTCCTAAGCCTGATCGCCTCTCCTGCCCTCGCCCAAACAGGTGAACAAACCGCCGTCCGCGCCACCATCGACCGCATGTTCGACGGCATGCGAAAGATTGACACCGTCCAGTTCAGGTCGGTTTTTGCACCGGGGGCTACCCTGCGCAGCATCGGAAAAAACAAGGAAGGCATCACGGGTGTCCAGATCACGCCCATCCCGGCCTTCATCGCCGCGATTGGCAAGCAGAAACCCGGCGCACTCGACGAACGCCTTGGCGGTTACGACATCAAAATCGACGGTGATATGGCCGTCGCCTGGACGCCCTACAGCTTCTTCCTCAACGGCAAGCAAAGCCACTGCGGCGTTAACTCCTTCACGCTCGTCAAACTCAGCAACGAGTGGAAAATCCTTTCCATCATCGACACCCGAAGAGTCTGCCAATAA
- the xylA gene encoding xylose isomerase, producing the protein MPQLNLTLGDKEYFPFVKDKITYEGRESDNPLAFKWYDENRLILGKPMKDLFRFAVAYWHTFCGTGADPFGPGVKHFPWDQHSDAMGAAYQKMDAAFEFITKMNMGFYCFHDVDVAPEGGSNAEFEANFRKIVDYAKQKQQASGVQLLWGTANLFSHERYMNGAATNPDFHVLAHAGWQVKNAIDATIELGGSGYTFWGGREGYMSLLNTNMKREQEHLGRFLQMARDYARQQGFKGSFYIEPKPMEPTKHQYDFDAATVIGFLNKFGLQNDFELNLETNHATLANHTFAHELQVAADNNMLGSIDANRGDYQNGWDTDQFPIDVYELTEAMLIILEAGGFKSGGVNFDAKTRRNSTDLEDIFIAHIGGMDAFARSAMVAEAILNKSRYKQLRADRYASYDNGTGAAFERGELKFEDLREFAQQNGEPKQTSGKQELYEMIINQYI; encoded by the coding sequence ATGCCACAACTCAACCTGACCCTTGGCGACAAGGAGTACTTCCCGTTTGTCAAAGACAAGATTACCTACGAAGGCCGCGAGTCGGACAATCCGCTGGCGTTTAAGTGGTACGATGAGAATCGTCTGATTCTGGGCAAGCCCATGAAAGACCTCTTCCGCTTTGCCGTTGCCTACTGGCATACCTTCTGCGGTACCGGAGCGGACCCCTTCGGGCCGGGCGTCAAGCATTTTCCGTGGGACCAGCATTCGGACGCGATGGGGGCCGCTTACCAGAAAATGGACGCCGCCTTTGAGTTTATCACCAAAATGAACATGGGCTTTTACTGCTTCCACGACGTGGATGTAGCGCCCGAAGGCGGGTCGAACGCCGAATTTGAAGCCAACTTCCGCAAGATTGTCGATTACGCGAAGCAGAAGCAGCAGGCCAGCGGCGTGCAGCTGCTGTGGGGCACGGCCAACCTCTTCTCGCACGAGCGGTACATGAACGGGGCCGCCACCAACCCGGACTTTCACGTGCTGGCGCATGCGGGCTGGCAGGTGAAAAACGCCATCGACGCCACCATCGAACTCGGCGGCTCGGGCTACACCTTCTGGGGAGGTCGCGAAGGGTACATGTCGCTGCTGAACACGAACATGAAGCGCGAACAGGAACACCTCGGCCGCTTCCTTCAAATGGCCCGCGACTACGCCCGCCAGCAGGGCTTCAAAGGGTCGTTCTACATCGAGCCGAAACCGATGGAACCGACCAAGCACCAGTACGATTTTGACGCGGCAACGGTCATCGGCTTCCTCAACAAGTTCGGTTTGCAGAACGATTTTGAACTGAACCTGGAGACCAACCACGCGACGCTGGCCAACCACACTTTCGCGCACGAACTGCAGGTAGCCGCCGACAACAACATGCTCGGCAGCATCGACGCCAACCGCGGCGATTACCAGAACGGCTGGGATACCGACCAGTTCCCGATCGACGTGTACGAACTGACCGAGGCCATGCTGATTATTCTGGAAGCGGGTGGCTTCAAATCCGGCGGGGTTAACTTCGACGCCAAAACCCGGCGGAATTCGACCGACCTGGAGGACATCTTCATTGCCCACATCGGCGGGATGGATGCGTTCGCCCGCTCAGCCATGGTGGCCGAGGCCATTCTGAACAAATCCCGCTACAAACAGCTGCGCGCCGACCGCTATGCCAGCTACGACAACGGCACCGGCGCCGCCTTCGAACGGGGCGAACTGAAGTTTGAAGACCTGCGCGAATTTGCCCAGCAAAACGGAGAGCCGAAACAGACCAGCGGCAAGCAGGAACTCTACGAAATGATTATCAATCAATATATTTGA